A segment of the Lolium perenne isolate Kyuss_39 chromosome 3, Kyuss_2.0, whole genome shotgun sequence genome:
TGAATCTGGATCGACGGCTAATGCATCGACTGAGCGTGAGAATTAGCAATTCCGTTATTTGTATGTGTGGTATGGTATGTACAGAGCTTGTTCATGATCAAGGGTTGACGGTTGAAAATCTATATGATGACATCTCCTACTTCATCACACGGGGGAATTAATTAAGAATAATAAACATAGGATTCTAAAGACCTGCATACAGAAGCCATTGCCGTTGCTTCAGGCAATTCAGATATGCACATCGAGCTTCTAATATTTTTTTTTGAGTTTACATCGAGCTTCTAATATTCAGCATCTGACATAATCAAGTCTAAGAAATTAAATCTCATGTGAGCAACTTGGCCGCTTCCTTCCATGATCTTAGCTAACCGGATGGAGGCAAATACTTCAGATGGCGCAGCAGCGAGTTCATGCTTAACCGTGACGCAAACTGTTTAAGATTGTTCTTCTCTGCACCTGTTTCATCTTTGCATTTGCAACAGTAGTTCTGCTTCGCATCACCTGTACTGAATTCTGCCTTTAACTTGAGCGAGTAACTTCGCATGCTGCCACCTTTGGGTGACATCTTTGTGATGAATCTCAAACTGAAAAGTTGCAGTGTTTGCATCATTGCACGTAATGTGAAATGACAGTCTTAACATACAGTCCGCAGTGCTGCATCACAGAAAGCAAATCAATGCAACTCTGCAAATGCCCTAAGGAAACATTCGACAGTCTCCATATATACTTTTGAGAGATCATCGAAGAGTTTATAGATTATACCATGGCACAGTCTATAGTACAGACATTTTATCAAAAGTGGAGTTACTACAGTTAGATCCTTCCACCAAAGGATCAAGTTAGAACACTATAGCCCTACAAGAGGTGCTATATGGGAACACACCAAGAACACCATCCTTTCCTCGCAAAACGGCACAGTCAACAGAAGAGGGCAACCGGCAGGTCATGCAAAGAGACATCCATCCATCAATGGGTAGTCTATTGTGTCGCCGGCAAACTGGTCCTGATCATCGTACCAGTTACTCTGTAGCCCGGACAGTATCATCGCATCATTGTAGTGAAATAAATCAATGCCGCCCAACCCTATATTCTCAAAGGAGACACTTTGAAGTGGATAGCCAGGAAGATCCTCAGTCAGAGAAGAAAAATCTGCGCTGCATATGATACTTGGTTCTTGTGAACGAACCAAAGCACCTTGGTTGCTTGTCTGATCAAAGTTAGTGCTTGGCAAACCTTCCACACTGGAGAACTTCCGGTCAGCATCAGCTGAGGTAACAACACTATCACTGAGCTGAGTAGAAACCGAGTCAACTGTACATGTCAATGCTGGGGATAAGGACTTGAGGCAGTCAAGAAGGCCTGGCTTCACATCTGAGAAGTTTCTAGCATCCAACTCCATACTGCAACTCATCGATATTAGTGGTGGTGGTGTAAACAGATGACCAGGAGCAATGGGGTGCTCCAAGTCTGGCTTTGGTAGGCATGCATAATCCCCTAACAAGTCACAACGTGCATGGTTATGCTTTGGGTATTGCATGAACTGCTTTGATGGCACGCCTCCATTCCAGGCCGGGCATCCTAGGTTCATGGTTTCTGACGGCTTCCTGTCCTGATTCACCGGCAAACCTTTGAAAGATAGCACCCCGCCTAAGGGTGAAACGCCAGCGACATTATGAGAGGCGGCAACAGAACCCACTGAATTTAAGCTTTTATCTGGCACCGGTAAGGGGACTGTGCGCTTGGTGTCTTCTAACTGAGAATCTAACACACTGTTCTGACCTTGTATCTTCTGGGAAGGATGTGGATATCCACTGGAAATGTTGCTTGGTTGCTCCTGGAAAGAGCTTCTAAGGTTAAGGTTTTCTGATGGCCCCTTATTGCTGAAATCTTGCCTAGCAGCTCCCAATATCCTTTCCTCGTTCTGCTTTTGCAGCCTACCCAAGTAGAGCCGATATTTCTGCATAACAATGAATTTTCTTCTTATGAATACAGGAACATCATTATCAGTTTAAGGACTACAATGATGTTAACTTGAATTCTGGAGTATGGAGTAAAATGAGATGATTCAAACTTCATGAGGATTTTTCATGAGATGCAAAGGTTTTAAAAAGGTAAGGATTCAGGTGAATATAAATAGCGAACAAGTTTACTACAGGATATGATGGAGCTCTTAGAAATACGTTCACACAGTAGCTCCATCAATAATCATGCTTTTCCATGATCCATGAACATGGCTAAGGCTAGTACGCCACGTCGGGAATTCATTGGTGACATCTCTCTTTCTATCATTTACTGAACCAAGAATCTTCTTTCACTTACTTCTAGGGGAAACTCTGACAAAGGGGATCTTATTTTATTTAGCAAAGGTGATCCTTATTGCACAAGAAACTGCCCGAGCCAGATTATAGATTCGAATTTTCTGCTCTTCATGTGCCTGATTTGTGAGTTTCAGAAAACAGGTCGCAGTGTGTCCTATAAAGTTACTTTCGTAGATTATTATAAAACTAATTTATAACTCTCTTTATGAACTTGGTTTATTTCTCAAGAAAAGAGAAATAAGAAAAATTACCGGTCGAATATCATGTCATACCTGAAGATGGCTAGCAACATTCTCCCTGGTCAAGCCAGGCACGTTCATCAAGTCCAATATCTTCTTTGGCCCTACTTCTGCAAGATAGCAATATTTGCACTTTGTGAGGATCATAAAATTTTCATAAATTTATAGGAAAACTATGTCAAATTTCATAGAACACTTACTGTCGAATCCAATTTGGTTCACGGCATTTACAAACTTCTGATGGAGATCAACGGACCAAACTACTCTAGCTTTTTTAGCAGCAGCACCGTCACTGTCCTGATCTGCGTGGTCCTTGTCCGCATCTTTCCTCTTCCTTGTGGTATCGGAATCAACTGTCATAAATAGGCCCTTCTCGTCAAATCCTTCGAAACCATATCTGAGCATTTGGAGATCATCACAGCTATCATGGTCTTCGATCTCTTTAACCTCATGCATTTTCTTCCGATAAACATGTTGCCAAATGTTCCGGAGTTCCTTCATCCGAACGGGCTTAAGGAGGTAATCACAAGCACCATGCTGGACACCTTTCATCACCCTACTTGTCTCTCCATCAATGGACATCACTGTGAAAACAGAATGGGGCAGTTTGGTATTGTTGAGTAGATATTCAAACTGAATAGAAGATTTCATTTCTTCATTAAAATTTGCAGAGAGACAGGTTTGGTGTTGAGTACTAACTTATAACAGGCAGATCCATCTCAAGTCCAATGTGTTCGAGAAGCTTAAAACCATCCATGTCTGGCATGTTGACATCACTAATTACAATGTCGAACTTGTTTCTCCTCTCCCGAAGGATGTCAAGAGCAACTCTAGCAAGACCGCATGTGGTAACTGCAGGTAGATAACTAGTTTAGTCTAACTTGTATACAGACAACTCGCGATTATTCTTCGCAAAAAAATAAATCATGACTACTCATAAATATGGATGCATACCAAAAACAACTGTGCCCGTGAACACACAAAACACAGATAGGCAGAGAGTAATAGATTGGCAGTTTAGTTGGTACAAAAACAGTAACAACTCAATAGTGATAATTGGCAATAGGTCTACCAAAAGGACGACTGGCAAGTATGTTAAATTTGAATCCACATAGCCCTTAAAGACCCAGTCACCGGTGCCACGGAAATATAGCACCTGAGAATGGTCTACAAGACTGCAAAGAATATATGGTAGAAACTATGTGTAGTGAATTTTAATGTCTGGGTACTACGTGTAACTTATACAAGAGTTGCTTCAGAAGTAAATTGGACAGTTACCTCAACAGAAAAAAGTAATTTGTTCAGCTGTTAAACAAACTGCTCTGTGGAGAAGCAACACCATCC
Coding sequences within it:
- the LOC127344977 gene encoding two-component response regulator ORR26-like produces the protein MADASAFPYGLRVLVVDDDPTWLKILEKMLRKCSYEVTTCGLARVALDILRERRNKFDIVISDVNMPDMDGFKLLEHIGLEMDLPVIMMSIDGETSRVMKGVQHGACDYLLKPVRMKELRNIWQHVYRKKMHEVKEIEDHDSCDDLQMLRYGFEGFDEKGLFMTVDSDTTRKRKDADKDHADQDSDGAAAKKARVVWSVDLHQKFVNAVNQIGFDKVGPKKILDLMNVPGLTRENVASHLQKYRLYLGRLQKQNEERILGAARQDFSNKGPSENLNLRSSFQEQPSNISSGYPHPSQKIQGQNSVLDSQLEDTKRTVPLPVPDKSLNSVGSVAASHNVAGVSPLGGVLSFKGLPVNQDRKPSETMNLGCPAWNGGVPSKQFMQYPKHNHARCDLLGDYACLPKPDLEHPIAPGHLFTPPPLISMSCSMELDARNFSDVKPGLLDCLKSLSPALTCTVDSVSTQLSDSVVTSADADRKFSSVEGLPSTNFDQTSNQGALVRSQEPSIICSADFSSLTEDLPGYPLQSVSFENIGLGGIDLFHYNDAMILSGLQSNWYDDQDQFAGDTIDYPLMDGCLFA